The following proteins come from a genomic window of Alicyclobacillus dauci:
- a CDS encoding recombinase family protein, which yields MLTLSIDRGYTSPFSRQELDSFTATVKVVIYARVSTQDQARHGYSLTSQVERCVQMAKQRYGIEEDEMIAFVEQGEMGDDPSRPALNEALRFIEQGIGRVLVVLHPDRLARDLKLQLYITERIWNAGCEIAFVEMDVDPNNPESLLLYNIQGAIAQYNKAKILANSRRGRKAKVMNGKIPGIRRVYGYVFDKERDTLVEEPLEKETYLQMVEWMLHGKDGHDMNFTLIAKELSLLGIPAPMGNHWYQATVSRILKSPVYTGKFYYGKTEYKQKAGQTEIVKKPQSEWQMVRVPAYITDETFEQLQRRIQSLTRRNRGAKPHTTYLLKGLARCGRCGAAVVAGPPSRNKETGEILYHYYVCSAKTRKVFEVGSGKQVHRCTGRNWRKDVIDDCVWRVVVAVMVHSSDSIDTIVSERDNSQRVGKLISRRDRILKALEEKRRERARWLQLRVKDRITELELDDAMGALDRDIRTLQTAVSSIDVELTAHERNVDEGGGRPRTTRLLRYLVNGIGDEDKKALVDKVVRQVVVGEDEIRIQLAVDDSNNFFFGQGHGGL from the coding sequence ATGCTCACCTTGTCCATTGACCGCGGATACACAAGCCCCTTTTCCAGGCAAGAGTTGGACTCCTTTACCGCCACCGTTAAAGTCGTTATTTATGCACGGGTCTCTACACAAGACCAAGCACGACACGGCTATTCATTGACATCTCAAGTCGAACGGTGCGTGCAAATGGCAAAACAACGGTACGGAATCGAAGAAGACGAGATGATCGCGTTTGTTGAACAGGGAGAGATGGGGGATGACCCAAGTCGACCTGCATTAAATGAGGCGTTACGGTTTATTGAGCAGGGAATTGGCAGGGTGTTGGTGGTGTTGCACCCGGACCGTTTGGCACGCGACTTAAAACTGCAGCTGTACATTACGGAGCGGATTTGGAACGCTGGCTGCGAAATCGCCTTTGTTGAAATGGATGTGGACCCGAACAACCCGGAATCGCTCTTACTGTACAACATCCAAGGGGCTATTGCTCAGTACAACAAGGCGAAGATTCTCGCCAACTCTAGGCGCGGTCGTAAAGCGAAAGTGATGAACGGCAAGATACCAGGTATCCGGAGAGTTTATGGATACGTCTTTGACAAGGAGCGGGACACGCTTGTCGAGGAGCCACTAGAGAAGGAAACGTACCTGCAAATGGTCGAGTGGATGTTACATGGTAAGGACGGGCATGACATGAATTTTACATTAATCGCCAAAGAATTGTCGTTGCTCGGTATTCCGGCTCCGATGGGCAACCACTGGTACCAAGCGACGGTCAGCCGTATTCTCAAGAGTCCGGTGTACACGGGAAAGTTCTACTACGGAAAGACCGAATATAAACAAAAGGCGGGTCAGACCGAGATCGTGAAAAAGCCACAGTCGGAGTGGCAAATGGTTCGTGTACCTGCCTACATCACGGATGAAACATTCGAGCAACTGCAAAGGCGCATACAATCACTGACGCGGCGGAATCGAGGTGCAAAACCGCATACGACTTACCTGCTCAAGGGGCTCGCACGGTGCGGACGATGTGGTGCGGCTGTCGTGGCCGGCCCGCCTTCGCGGAACAAAGAGACAGGGGAAATCCTCTACCACTACTATGTTTGTTCCGCCAAAACACGAAAGGTTTTTGAAGTGGGTTCCGGAAAACAGGTTCATCGGTGCACAGGCAGGAATTGGCGTAAGGACGTGATCGATGACTGCGTTTGGCGGGTGGTCGTTGCTGTCATGGTGCACTCGAGTGACAGTATCGACACCATCGTGAGTGAACGGGACAATTCGCAACGTGTAGGGAAGTTGATATCACGACGGGATCGCATATTGAAGGCACTCGAAGAGAAGCGCAGGGAACGGGCACGTTGGCTGCAACTGCGTGTAAAAGATCGAATTACGGAATTGGAGCTTGATGATGCCATGGGGGCTTTGGATAGGGATATTCGTACTTTGCAAACGGCGGTCAGTTCAATCGATGTGGAGCTGACGGCTCACGAGCGGAATGTCGATGAAGGAGGTGGCCGACCGAGGACGACACGGCTTTTACGGTATTTAGTAAACGGAATTGGAGACGAGGACAAAAAGGCACTCGTCGACAAGGTTGTTCGACAGGTGGTCGTCGGTGAGGACGAGATTCGCATTCAGTTGGCTGTCGACGACTCTAATAATTTCTTCTTTGGGCAAGGGCATGGAGGATTATAA
- a CDS encoding methionine gamma-lyase family protein — MTNRIHEYIRNCERDIAEQAERVGQIALTNQERVLQAFWANQISQIDLQGTSGYGLSDVGREKYESAFAMVFGAEAALVRPQIVSGTHAITLGLFGVLRPGDELVFATGLPYDTLHGVTGIRDAVGSLAEWGISTRVVNLRGNGDIDLDALHATITTRTKLVMFQRSRGYGARPALTVSTLAAAFASIKTFHPHVLIGVDNCYGEFVEEQEPSHVGADMVMGSLIKNPGGGIAPTGGYIVGKASVIDQVAARLVAPGTGAEYGPTGPYMTLFYQGLFLAPHTVSQAVRGSILFARALSGLGYDVSPKPSEPRTDLILSVQLGDKDRLLQFCRAIQSTAPIDSHVVPFADAMAGYEDAVVMAAGTFIQGASLELSSDAPMRPPYVAYIQGGLTYEHVVIALHRVIQQIAPELC; from the coding sequence ATGACAAACCGAATTCATGAATATATCCGTAACTGCGAACGGGACATTGCGGAACAAGCAGAACGTGTAGGGCAAATTGCCCTAACCAATCAAGAACGTGTGTTACAGGCCTTTTGGGCAAATCAAATTTCACAGATTGACCTGCAGGGCACGTCTGGGTATGGCCTGTCTGACGTTGGGCGAGAGAAATACGAGTCAGCGTTCGCAATGGTGTTTGGCGCAGAGGCGGCGCTGGTGCGGCCGCAGATCGTTTCGGGCACACACGCCATCACACTCGGTCTATTTGGGGTTCTGCGCCCGGGTGACGAACTGGTGTTTGCCACCGGGTTGCCCTACGATACACTTCACGGCGTGACAGGGATACGCGACGCAGTGGGCAGCTTGGCTGAGTGGGGCATTTCGACACGCGTGGTAAACTTGCGGGGCAACGGCGATATCGATCTCGACGCCCTCCATGCCACCATCACGACCCGCACGAAACTAGTCATGTTTCAACGATCGCGAGGGTATGGGGCACGTCCCGCTTTGACGGTAAGCACCCTCGCTGCTGCTTTTGCTTCTATAAAAACGTTTCATCCGCATGTGTTGATCGGTGTTGATAACTGTTATGGCGAATTCGTAGAAGAACAAGAACCATCCCATGTCGGCGCTGATATGGTCATGGGTTCCCTCATCAAAAATCCCGGAGGAGGCATTGCCCCTACAGGTGGCTACATCGTGGGAAAGGCATCGGTTATCGATCAGGTGGCTGCTCGCCTTGTCGCGCCAGGAACGGGTGCCGAATACGGGCCGACTGGACCGTATATGACACTTTTCTATCAAGGACTCTTCTTAGCACCACACACGGTTTCTCAGGCTGTACGCGGATCGATTTTGTTCGCACGGGCGCTCTCTGGACTGGGCTATGATGTTTCACCAAAGCCGAGCGAGCCTCGTACGGATCTCATCTTATCCGTTCAACTTGGCGATAAAGATCGGCTTCTCCAGTTTTGTCGTGCGATCCAGTCGACAGCACCTATCGACTCACACGTCGTCCCGTTTGCAGACGCCATGGCTGGCTACGAGGACGCTGTCGTCATGGCGGCGGGGACATTCATACAAGGTGCTTCACTAGAACTGTCGTCCGACGCCCCTATGCGACCGCCGTATGTTGCGTACATACAAGGCGGACTAACGTATGAACATGTCGTGATAGCCCTTCACAGAGTGATTCAACAAATTGCACCAGAGCTATGTTAA
- a CDS encoding glutathionylspermidine synthase family protein — protein sequence MIRDAAYYKEWSTLNDLLKLQGFTWGYLEEKGIDYQYYLLDLYRMHVSEYERIVRATTRIADVLNRTVAFLQSSPGLYRDLHLPQNTWQAVQIPSQLFSYFAHLDLIVAGDDIRVIELNCDTPTGVVESAVCNEAVCRYFKVASPNRMEDAIRLAFAELRKAYAIPETDTVYFSSYGWHEEDRMTTKFVRRNSGLRETQYVPLSDIRVSSEGVFTARGEPIRWLYRLYPLEYFSRDKGENGLAIGDIFLEHVASGKVRLINPPSAALCQAKGTLAVIWALHEANHPIYTEEQHQTIETYFLPTYVSAEALTGKKYVRKPVWGREGGGVSIVDEQGRMTASDNTPYYATQPMVYQKYTPMPQVTVKTWEGSYTGSMLVGSFLIGGVPSGLFLRVGSPITGNLSMFLPITVESGR from the coding sequence TTGATTCGGGATGCAGCGTATTACAAGGAGTGGAGTACGCTCAACGATCTGCTGAAATTACAAGGGTTCACTTGGGGATACCTCGAAGAGAAGGGGATCGATTATCAGTATTACTTGTTAGATCTGTATCGGATGCACGTGAGCGAGTATGAGCGAATCGTGAGAGCGACAACGCGAATCGCGGACGTGCTGAACCGAACGGTCGCCTTTCTTCAAAGTAGCCCAGGACTGTACCGCGATCTCCACCTGCCACAGAACACTTGGCAAGCGGTACAAATTCCGAGTCAGTTGTTTAGTTACTTTGCTCATCTGGACCTGATTGTAGCAGGAGATGACATTCGAGTCATCGAGCTCAACTGTGACACGCCAACAGGAGTTGTGGAAAGCGCCGTCTGCAACGAAGCAGTTTGCCGATATTTTAAGGTGGCATCTCCAAATAGGATGGAAGACGCCATTCGTTTGGCGTTTGCTGAGCTTCGCAAGGCTTACGCTATTCCAGAGACAGATACAGTTTATTTTTCTTCATATGGGTGGCATGAGGAAGATAGAATGACCACGAAGTTCGTTCGTCGCAACTCCGGTCTGCGCGAGACACAATATGTGCCGTTGAGCGACATTCGGGTCTCATCTGAGGGTGTTTTCACTGCACGGGGTGAGCCAATTCGCTGGTTGTACCGATTGTACCCGCTCGAATATTTCAGTCGAGATAAGGGCGAGAACGGCCTTGCAATCGGAGATATATTCTTGGAGCATGTCGCAAGTGGTAAGGTTCGACTTATTAATCCTCCGAGTGCGGCTTTGTGTCAGGCCAAGGGAACTTTGGCTGTCATATGGGCGCTGCATGAAGCAAATCATCCAATCTACACAGAAGAGCAGCACCAAACGATTGAAACATATTTTCTTCCGACGTACGTTTCAGCGGAGGCGTTGACTGGGAAAAAATATGTTCGCAAGCCCGTGTGGGGGCGCGAGGGGGGCGGTGTGTCCATCGTCGATGAACAAGGCCGCATGACGGCTAGTGACAATACCCCGTACTATGCCACACAACCCATGGTCTATCAAAAATATACGCCAATGCCACAAGTTACTGTGAAGACGTGGGAGGGGAGCTACACTGGCTCAATGCTTGTTGGATCGTTTCTCATTGGAGGGGTCCCTTCGGGACTCTTTTTGCGTGTGGGGAGCCCCATTACGGGAAACTTGTCCATGTTTCTCCCTATCACCGTAGAGAGTGGGAGATGA
- a CDS encoding MerR family transcriptional regulator produces MDLNDRRQLPLFSIGTVQKLTGLSARQIRYYEEHELIQPARTAGKQRQFSFADVERLMLIREWLDEGHNMAGVKRNFAEMESRKARNKSMTKSEPSDTEVYKWLEREMLHNRSQTESHFQGDLSRFYRKR; encoded by the coding sequence ATGGATTTAAATGACCGTCGCCAACTGCCGTTGTTCTCAATCGGCACAGTCCAAAAACTGACGGGATTGAGCGCTCGGCAAATTCGGTATTACGAAGAACATGAGCTCATTCAGCCAGCCCGCACGGCGGGAAAACAGAGGCAATTCTCATTCGCCGATGTTGAACGACTCATGCTGATTCGGGAGTGGCTTGACGAGGGGCACAACATGGCAGGCGTCAAACGCAACTTCGCGGAGATGGAAAGCCGCAAAGCCCGCAACAAGTCCATGACTAAATCAGAACCATCGGATACCGAAGTCTACAAATGGTTGGAACGCGAAATGCTGCATAATCGCTCGCAGACTGAGTCGCACTTCCAAGGAGACCTCTCTCGCTTTTATCGAAAACGTTGA
- a CDS encoding L,D-transpeptidase family protein, producing the protein MGHILRRTLAFILAICTTLTTFDARLCAETTSNQVVHRATYPVLTEGDNSPAVLTLHEMLADLGYLPVEFHPITKVESYFGPSLDSPAAGTWSWRFHVVPDPLRQLWDPTMYTEMTKAAVMTFEREHDLPIDGFAGPRVFRGLQTAIAVNLRCQHAYTYLLVRQALPQTLTVWQDGRIVYTSTCSTGVKDAATHVGTHVIYLRNRQQKMEGTTPSGAHYRVEGVPYVSFFRKGEAIHGLTRARYGFPQSVGCVELPIENAKRVWELTDYGTLVTVTQ; encoded by the coding sequence TTGGGTCACATTTTACGCCGTACACTGGCCTTTATTCTTGCTATATGTACCACGTTGACAACGTTTGACGCCAGGTTATGCGCAGAAACAACGTCCAATCAAGTCGTTCATCGAGCCACGTATCCAGTTTTAACAGAAGGGGACAATTCGCCGGCGGTTTTAACGCTTCACGAAATGTTGGCTGATTTAGGTTATCTTCCCGTTGAATTTCATCCGATCACCAAGGTGGAGTCCTACTTTGGTCCCTCGCTGGATTCTCCCGCCGCAGGAACTTGGTCTTGGCGGTTTCACGTGGTACCGGATCCGCTCAGGCAACTGTGGGACCCAACTATGTATACTGAAATGACAAAAGCAGCTGTCATGACATTTGAACGCGAACACGACTTACCTATAGATGGATTCGCTGGTCCACGCGTTTTTCGAGGTCTGCAGACCGCAATCGCTGTAAACTTGCGTTGTCAACACGCATATACATACCTGCTGGTCCGGCAGGCACTTCCACAGACACTGACTGTTTGGCAAGATGGGCGGATAGTCTATACGTCCACCTGCAGTACGGGTGTCAAAGACGCGGCAACACACGTCGGTACACACGTAATATATCTACGGAATCGCCAACAGAAGATGGAGGGAACAACCCCAAGCGGTGCACACTACCGGGTGGAAGGGGTTCCGTATGTAAGTTTCTTTCGTAAAGGTGAAGCGATACACGGATTGACCCGCGCTAGATATGGCTTCCCACAAAGTGTCGGTTGTGTGGAATTGCCAATTGAAAATGCAAAGAGGGTCTGGGAATTAACTGATTACGGCACGCTCGTCACTGTGACGCAATAA
- a CDS encoding spore germination protein, with translation MPKQLPEIEQQKISPKLEENVSYINNLVGVGTTWDILAKPFKFGRLNMMSYLTNGFFLTMNVVLILENLQKCIEQFEREHEGKSYTLEDLVDYLNTNVSFVQVQVFDKMSDVVRFILSGPLMTFIDGYDKCLMIDVRIYPMRSITTPMMERVARGNHDGFTETMLMNTSLIRRRLRDPRLRVELMQVGERGQTDVSLMYLKDVADEKLVQDIRTKLTSLKTGGLMLGEQQVTDYIGRIKWNPYPIVRYTERPDVASAALVEGQVVIVVDTTPEVIIAPTTFFQHLQHPQEYHSYPVVGTYLRWTIMLAVFVSIFMPGVFLLMNAHPSWIPKGMAFFIANKKDPLPLWGELLIAEIALDTLKLAVINTPTVLASAVGIVSALLFGQFSTQIQLLQPEVLVYMGFVMIAQYATSSYELGSANQISRLWIMLWTAALGWIGFVIGTVSWFVRLATTRSFGKPYLWPLIPFRWRDGLRDVVIRWPSYKLGGVPEILKRRRGRI, from the coding sequence ATGCCGAAGCAATTACCTGAAATTGAACAACAGAAAATCAGTCCTAAACTCGAAGAGAATGTCAGTTACATCAACAACCTCGTCGGTGTCGGTACAACATGGGACATTTTGGCGAAACCCTTTAAATTTGGTCGCTTAAACATGATGTCCTATCTCACGAACGGATTCTTCCTAACGATGAATGTTGTGCTCATTCTGGAAAACCTGCAGAAGTGTATTGAGCAGTTTGAACGTGAGCACGAGGGTAAGTCTTACACGCTCGAGGATTTGGTCGACTACTTGAATACCAATGTGTCTTTCGTGCAGGTCCAAGTCTTTGACAAAATGTCTGATGTTGTTCGTTTTATTTTGTCTGGACCACTTATGACATTTATCGATGGGTACGACAAGTGTTTGATGATCGATGTGCGTATCTATCCGATGCGCAGCATCACGACACCAATGATGGAACGTGTTGCCCGTGGAAATCATGACGGCTTCACTGAGACCATGTTGATGAACACCAGTTTGATCAGACGCCGCCTTCGCGATCCCAGGTTGCGTGTTGAGCTGATGCAAGTCGGTGAACGGGGACAAACAGACGTCAGTTTGATGTACTTAAAGGACGTCGCTGATGAAAAACTTGTACAGGATATACGGACAAAACTGACATCATTGAAGACAGGCGGCCTGATGCTGGGCGAACAACAGGTGACTGACTACATTGGCCGGATCAAATGGAATCCGTACCCGATTGTCAGGTACACAGAACGTCCAGATGTAGCCAGTGCTGCACTCGTGGAAGGCCAAGTCGTGATTGTTGTTGACACGACACCCGAAGTCATCATCGCACCGACAACGTTTTTCCAACATCTGCAGCACCCACAGGAATATCACTCTTACCCCGTTGTCGGCACATATTTGCGGTGGACCATCATGCTCGCCGTCTTCGTAAGCATTTTCATGCCAGGTGTATTTCTGTTGATGAACGCTCACCCATCGTGGATTCCTAAAGGCATGGCTTTCTTCATTGCGAACAAGAAGGACCCGCTTCCCCTTTGGGGCGAGCTCCTCATCGCGGAAATCGCCCTCGATACATTGAAGTTAGCGGTCATCAACACACCCACTGTCCTGGCGTCTGCCGTCGGCATCGTCTCCGCTTTGTTGTTTGGACAGTTCTCCACGCAGATCCAATTGCTCCAACCTGAGGTCCTGGTGTACATGGGATTTGTGATGATTGCACAGTATGCGACATCATCATACGAACTGGGATCAGCCAATCAAATTTCACGACTGTGGATTATGCTTTGGACGGCTGCGCTCGGGTGGATCGGATTTGTCATCGGTACAGTGTCTTGGTTCGTGCGATTGGCAACGACGAGATCATTCGGCAAGCCTTATCTGTGGCCACTCATTCCGTTTCGGTGGAGAGACGGTCTCAGAGACGTTGTCATTCGCTGGCCAAGCTACAAGTTGGGCGGTGTTCCAGAGATTCTAAAGCGAAGAAGAGGGCGGATTTAA
- the glnA gene encoding type I glutamate--ammonia ligase has product MRKQYEKDEILQHAEASNVRYVRLQFTDLLGIVKNVEIPVDQLPKALDNKIMFDGSSIEGFVRIEESDMYLVPDRSTWLVFPWDTPQGKIARLICDIYLPDGSPFPGDPRSVLKNVLERAKNLGFTSFNVGPEPEFFLFKMDANGKPTDQVNDEGGYFDWAPVDLGENCRRDIVLTLENMGFEIEASHHEVAPGQHEIDFKYADAVEAADNIATFRLVVKTIARQHGLHATFMPKPLYGINGSGMHAHLSLFNGEKNAFYDESDELGLSGTARHFLAGILKHAPGFTAVCNPTINSYKRLVPGYEAPSYIAWSGKNRSPLVRVPAARGQSTRIEVRSPDPSCNPYFAIAALLASGLDGIERSLELADPVNRNIYIMTDAEKEEVGIRSLPANLNEAIEALVADEVLTNALGEHVLVHFIEAKRIEWNMFRTQVTEWEREQYMTLY; this is encoded by the coding sequence ATGCGCAAACAGTACGAGAAGGACGAGATTCTACAACACGCTGAGGCCAGCAATGTCCGCTATGTACGTCTACAGTTTACCGATTTGCTTGGTATTGTGAAGAATGTAGAAATTCCAGTCGATCAACTTCCAAAGGCACTTGATAACAAAATTATGTTTGACGGCTCGTCCATCGAAGGCTTTGTGCGCATTGAGGAATCTGACATGTATCTTGTGCCGGATCGCTCAACGTGGCTCGTGTTCCCTTGGGACACACCACAAGGAAAAATCGCTCGTCTCATTTGTGATATTTATCTCCCAGATGGATCGCCGTTCCCCGGGGATCCGCGTTCCGTTTTGAAGAATGTTCTTGAGCGCGCAAAAAACCTTGGCTTCACTTCTTTCAACGTGGGTCCAGAACCGGAATTCTTCCTGTTCAAGATGGACGCTAACGGCAAACCGACCGATCAGGTGAACGACGAAGGTGGTTATTTCGACTGGGCGCCTGTCGATCTCGGCGAAAACTGCCGACGCGACATTGTCCTCACACTGGAGAACATGGGTTTTGAAATTGAAGCGTCACACCACGAAGTTGCGCCTGGTCAACACGAGATCGACTTCAAATACGCGGATGCCGTCGAGGCAGCGGATAACATCGCGACATTCCGATTGGTTGTCAAGACCATTGCACGTCAACACGGTCTTCACGCCACATTTATGCCAAAACCGCTGTATGGTATCAACGGTTCTGGTATGCACGCTCACTTGTCGCTGTTCAACGGTGAGAAGAACGCGTTCTATGACGAGTCTGACGAGTTGGGCTTGAGCGGTACAGCACGCCATTTCTTGGCGGGCATTCTCAAGCATGCCCCTGGTTTCACGGCGGTCTGTAATCCGACTATCAACTCTTATAAACGCCTTGTCCCTGGCTACGAAGCGCCAAGCTACATTGCATGGAGCGGCAAGAACCGTTCACCGCTGGTTCGTGTTCCGGCAGCGCGTGGACAAAGCACACGGATTGAGGTTCGCAGCCCAGACCCATCCTGTAACCCGTACTTCGCTATTGCTGCATTGCTCGCGTCTGGACTGGACGGGATCGAACGCAGTTTGGAGTTAGCTGACCCAGTAAACCGGAACATTTACATCATGACAGATGCCGAGAAAGAAGAAGTTGGCATTCGCAGTCTACCAGCCAACTTGAACGAAGCTATCGAAGCGCTTGTGGCTGACGAAGTCTTGACAAATGCTTTGGGTGAACATGTGCTGGTACACTTCATCGAGGCAAAGCGCATTGAGTGGAACATGTTCCGCACGCAAGTGACGGAATGGGAACGTGAACAGTATATGACGCTGTACTGA
- a CDS encoding C40 family peptidase produces the protein MKHKFGLTSVGIAASFALTIFAAPGTAEANTLPPGVSLDPSVHAQASTTAGVVAKENAVLGVARSKLGTPYVWGHNEDRGQYGFDCSNFTSYVYHHALGYRMSTSSQTQFRSVGWKVAKSSMRPGDLVIFDSGRHVGIYAGHGEMIQEGGGLGKVGYLKLAPGSYWYKHITTVKRMF, from the coding sequence ATGAAACACAAGTTTGGTTTGACGTCCGTCGGTATCGCTGCGTCATTCGCTTTGACGATCTTTGCAGCACCAGGAACAGCAGAGGCGAATACATTACCACCTGGCGTGTCGTTGGATCCATCGGTTCACGCACAAGCTTCAACAACAGCAGGCGTAGTCGCAAAGGAGAATGCTGTCCTCGGCGTAGCCCGTTCAAAGCTGGGGACACCATACGTCTGGGGTCATAACGAAGATCGCGGGCAATACGGTTTTGACTGTTCTAACTTTACCTCGTACGTTTACCATCATGCCCTCGGGTACCGCATGAGCACTTCATCTCAAACCCAGTTTCGATCCGTCGGCTGGAAGGTCGCGAAATCTTCCATGCGTCCAGGCGACTTAGTGATTTTCGATAGCGGACGGCACGTTGGGATTTACGCTGGGCACGGTGAAATGATTCAAGAAGGCGGCGGCCTTGGGAAAGTGGGCTACTTGAAACTAGCTCCAGGCTCATACTGGTACAAGCACATTACGACGGTTAAACGTATGTTTTAA
- the hflX gene encoding GTPase HflX: MQADENRVILAMCQVGQEADDRFAYREQELNGLCEAAGATVIAVVMQKRAQVDGRTFLGAGKIEELSNLAEVNEADLVVADRELSPAQVRNLERLLPCRVIDRTQLILDIFAKRAQTREGRVQVEMAQLNYLMPRLTGRGVELSRLGGGIGTRGPGETQLEMDRRRIRTRMSYLRRELTEIEKQRSTARKRRRRDVPVVALVGYTNAGKTTLQSKWVRDKGRETVVTGQNRLFDTLDPTARQVQTKLGNPYIVIDTVGFVEDLPHHLIEAFKATLEETRYADLIVIVVDAGHEPMSHLETTRQVLRDLNALDKPVITFFNKMDVAEGQPAPDVHALETLYGSAMGESLDALYAAVERQIMLDEVRVTLHTHPDDVIWDQLLRNGRIESADPVSPEEWLVTAVTSRRDAHIWQQQRQDGSTNDKPNS; encoded by the coding sequence GTGCAGGCTGATGAAAACCGCGTCATACTTGCCATGTGTCAAGTCGGTCAAGAAGCGGATGACCGATTTGCCTACCGTGAGCAAGAACTCAATGGACTTTGTGAAGCTGCAGGGGCAACCGTCATCGCTGTCGTGATGCAAAAGCGGGCGCAGGTGGACGGACGGACTTTCCTCGGGGCGGGCAAGATTGAGGAATTGTCAAACTTGGCTGAAGTGAATGAAGCGGACTTAGTTGTGGCGGATCGAGAGCTCTCGCCTGCACAAGTTCGCAACTTGGAACGATTGCTTCCGTGCCGTGTCATTGATCGGACGCAATTAATTCTAGATATCTTTGCCAAACGCGCGCAGACACGTGAAGGGCGCGTTCAGGTTGAAATGGCACAACTCAACTATCTCATGCCACGACTGACTGGTCGTGGCGTCGAATTGTCAAGGCTTGGCGGGGGAATTGGGACACGTGGTCCTGGTGAAACGCAGCTGGAGATGGACCGGCGGCGGATTCGAACACGCATGAGTTACCTCCGCAGAGAACTCACGGAAATTGAAAAGCAACGAAGTACGGCTCGCAAGCGCCGGCGTCGGGATGTCCCGGTTGTCGCCTTGGTCGGGTACACCAATGCCGGTAAGACAACCCTGCAATCCAAGTGGGTTCGAGATAAAGGCAGGGAGACGGTGGTCACGGGGCAGAATCGCCTGTTTGACACGCTCGATCCCACCGCCCGACAAGTTCAAACGAAACTAGGAAATCCGTACATCGTCATCGACACAGTTGGGTTCGTTGAGGACTTGCCGCACCACTTGATCGAAGCGTTCAAGGCGACGCTGGAGGAAACAAGGTACGCGGACCTCATCGTCATTGTTGTCGACGCTGGACATGAGCCAATGTCTCACCTCGAGACCACCCGGCAGGTTCTAAGAGACCTCAATGCCTTGGACAAGCCGGTTATTACGTTTTTCAATAAAATGGATGTCGCAGAGGGACAACCGGCTCCGGACGTACATGCGTTGGAGACACTGTACGGATCAGCCATGGGGGAGTCTCTCGATGCTTTGTATGCTGCCGTTGAACGGCAGATCATGTTGGATGAAGTCCGCGTGACGCTTCATACTCACCCGGATGATGTCATTTGGGACCAACTGCTTCGCAATGGACGAATTGAGTCAGCAGATCCGGTTTCGCCTGAGGAGTGGCTTGTCACGGCTGTGACGAGCCGTCGGGATGCACACATATGGCAGCAACAGCGACAAGATGGGAGTACGAATGACAAACCGAATTCATGA
- a CDS encoding GTPase domain-containing protein, with translation MNGDSLVIGQTNAGKTSFCLRFARFLGLRELQWMVERTDGVRERRRMPLSEAEQLLSSGDPHRTRELQTLFLPVPRGKADRMVKVTDSAGLADGLHQDPTVRKAMAQTLRSMVDAKAIIHVIDAAMIGQELHAMRDGKTFRLHALDEQMLALGRSRSAYIVLANKMDLPSAKDGLRWLKQYFDKEKVIPISAREGSGFHEVKRYVWRLV, from the coding sequence ATGAATGGCGACAGCCTTGTCATCGGGCAAACCAATGCTGGAAAGACATCGTTCTGCCTCAGATTCGCACGGTTTTTGGGGCTACGAGAACTACAGTGGATGGTAGAACGAACAGACGGCGTTCGAGAACGCCGTCGGATGCCCTTGAGCGAAGCGGAGCAACTGCTTTCATCGGGGGATCCACATCGAACGCGAGAGTTGCAGACACTATTTTTGCCCGTCCCGCGGGGGAAGGCGGATCGAATGGTCAAAGTGACCGATAGTGCAGGGTTGGCGGATGGATTGCACCAAGATCCTACCGTTCGGAAAGCGATGGCCCAAACGCTTCGGTCCATGGTCGACGCTAAGGCCATTATCCACGTGATCGATGCGGCGATGATCGGACAGGAGTTACATGCCATGCGCGACGGAAAAACGTTTCGATTGCACGCTTTGGATGAGCAGATGTTGGCTTTGGGACGATCTCGATCCGCCTACATTGTACTCGCGAACAAAATGGATTTGCCTTCAGCAAAAGATGGCCTGCGGTGGCTGAAGCAGTACTTCGATAAGGAAAAAGTGATACCCATATCGGCACGAGAGGGAAGCGGATTTCATGAGGTGAAGCGGTATGTTTGGCGATTGGTCTGA